TCGACCGGCCAACCGGCGGAATTCAAACCCTCGCAGAGCACGTCCCGACGCTTCTCGTACATGTCGCAGATTTCCTGCACGCAGGTCTGATCGCCCTCCAGGGCCAGAATCGCGGCGACCTGGATCGGCGTGAACGTACCGTAATCGAAATACGACTTGATACGCGCCAGGGCGTTGACCAGGGTGGGATTACCCACCATGAAACCAACGCGCCAGCCCGGCATGTTGTAGCTCTTGGACAGGGTGAAGAATTCGACGGCGATGTCCTTCGCACCCGGCACCTGCATGATCGACGGCGCCTTGTACCCATCGAACACGATGTCGGCGTACGCGAGATCATGAACGATCCAGATCCCGGCTTCCTTACAGATGGCCACGACTTTTTCGAAGAAATCCAGCTCCACACATTGCGTCGTCGGATTGGCCGGGAAATTGAGAATCAGCATCTTTGGCTTCGGCCAGGTCTCCTTGATGGCGCGATCCAGCTCCTCGAAAAAATCCACTTCCGGCGTCAGACGCACGTGGCGGATATCGGCGTCCGCAATCACACTGCCATAAGGATGGATCGGATAGGCCGGGTTCGGTACCAGCACGGTATCGCCCGCCGACATGGTGGCCATCGCCAGATGCCCGAGACCTTCCTTGGAGCCGATCGTCACGATCGCCTCCTTTTCCGGATCGATCGTCACGTCGTAGCGGGTCTTGTACCAATGCGCGATGGCCCGACGCAGGCGCGGAATCCCCTTGGATTGGGAATAACGGTGCGTATCGCCGCGCCGCGCCGCTTCGACGAGCTTTTCCACGATATGCGGCGGCGTCGGCTGATCGGGGTTACCCATGCCGAAATCGATGATGTCCTCACCGTCCGCTCGCGCCTTCGCCTTCAATTCACCAATGATGTTAAATACGTACGGCGGCAAGCGCTTGATGCGGGCAAATTGGTCGTTCACGATGTTCCTGCAAGTCTACTGAGGCTAAAAGAGCGTATGGGTGATTCGGGCCGCCGGACCGGCGCCCGATTGAACCGGATACAATAAATAGCCGCCCACCCAGTGTCAATTAACGCACGCTCAATCGGGGGGCGGACAACCAAAGACCGAGGAAAGATGGGGCGACGGATGATTTCAATTGGGTAAAAACCTGTCTCCGGGTAGGCATGGTATTCCGCTGTGTCGCCCATTTAGCGTTCGTGCAAGCTTTCTCATGAGTGCTGCAGTAGAGGGGCCAGGAAATACTCGATCACCCGGCGCTGACCGGTCTGAGAAATTGGGGACATAGGAAATAGGGAGACAGACCACGATTTAAATCCGATCTGGGATCATTGACCCCAATTATTCAGGATCTAAGAAAGGTTCCGTTCCTCTGACCGCCAAGGTGAATTCGCCTGTAACACCACCGGAGACATCTAGACGTTCAAATAGCGTCGCAGATAGACCAGTCAGTGTATTGGGCTGATGATCAACCACTCGCCATTGCGTGACAAATTCGGCGGCTTGGGTCGGGGAGAATCCTTTCGCAATTAGAGCAGCTCGCACCTTATCAAGATCGAAGGATCCATCTGCTTTCTTGGCAGCTTGTAAATTGGCATAACTGGTTTCAGATACTGAAGAACTCAAAAACAGGTCACTAACTTCCATTTCACTTACTCCCAAACTCTTTAATAGATCCAAGGTATCCGTTAAATTTAATTTGCTGAGACTGATCACTGCTTTCACATGAATCAATTTTCAACCAGAACT
The Halothiobacillus diazotrophicus DNA segment above includes these coding regions:
- the alaC gene encoding alanine transaminase, with amino-acid sequence MNDQFARIKRLPPYVFNIIGELKAKARADGEDIIDFGMGNPDQPTPPHIVEKLVEAARRGDTHRYSQSKGIPRLRRAIAHWYKTRYDVTIDPEKEAIVTIGSKEGLGHLAMATMSAGDTVLVPNPAYPIHPYGSVIADADIRHVRLTPEVDFFEELDRAIKETWPKPKMLILNFPANPTTQCVELDFFEKVVAICKEAGIWIVHDLAYADIVFDGYKAPSIMQVPGAKDIAVEFFTLSKSYNMPGWRVGFMVGNPTLVNALARIKSYFDYGTFTPIQVAAILALEGDQTCVQEICDMYEKRRDVLCEGLNSAGWPVEPPKATMFVWAKIPEPFAHLKSLEFTKLLLAEAKVAVSPGVGFGEYGDDYVRFSLIENEHRTRQAIRGIKAMFRKEELKRMGGNARPEAQA